The Stigmatopora argus isolate UIUO_Sarg chromosome 23, RoL_Sarg_1.0, whole genome shotgun sequence genome contains a region encoding:
- the LOC144068822 gene encoding CD9 antigen-like isoform X2 → MGLVQCVKYLLFIFNFIFWLAGTAVLAVGLWLRFDSRTAGLFEAEDSPYVFFTGVYILIGAGALMMVVGFLGCCGAIKESSCMLGLFFLFLLLIFAVEVAAGIWGLSNKERVVEEVTEFYKQTYTNYKDTRQEALKETLRLIHFGLNCCGPTGTVMDAAKDICPKKEGLEVLITTSCPAAIEEMFHNRLHIIGGVGIGIGVIMIFGMIFSMMLCCAIKRSRDFV, encoded by the exons TTGGCCGGGACGGCCGTGTTGGCGGTGGGCTTGTGGCTGCGCTTCGACTCCAGAACCGCGGGACTATTTGAGGCTGAGGACTCCCCCTACGTCTTCTTCACTG GCGTGTACATCTTGATCGGCGCCGGAGCgctgatgatggtggtgggttTCCTGGGATGCTGCGGTGCCATCAAGGAGTCGTCGTGCATGCTGGGATTG TTCTTCCTCTTCCTGCTGCTCATCTTCGCCGTGGAGGTGGCGGCGGGCATCTGGGGTCTGTCCAACAAGGAGCGCGTGGTGGAAGAGGTCACCGAGTTCTACAAGCAAACCTACACCAATTACAAGGACACCAGGCAGGAGGCGCTCAAGGAGACCCTTCGCCTCATCCACTTTGGC CTCAACTGCTGCGGTCCGACGGGGACGGTGATGGACGCCGCCAAGGACATCTGCCCCAAGAAGGAGGGATTGGAGGTGCTCATCACCACG AGCTGCCCGGCCGCCATTGAAGAGATGTTCCACAACAGGCTGCACATCATCGGAGGCGTGGGCATCGGCATCGGCGTCATCATG ATCTTCGGCATGATCTTCAGCATGATGCTATGCTGCGCCATCAAGCGATCCAGAGACTTTGTCTAA